Proteins from a genomic interval of Helicoverpa armigera isolate CAAS_96S chromosome 9, ASM3070526v1, whole genome shotgun sequence:
- the LOC110372677 gene encoding Bardet-Biedl syndrome 1 protein homolog, which produces MGSMTRWLDVEVGTDDIDLNTLPQNLALLDLQNDNEFKLLVGDFGRGEDGPKLKVFKGAMQISDTVLPDLPLGVVGFYISESIPRSIPIVAVAYSSCVFMYRNLKLFYKYYLPSTELSMCEMEVWKQLTDTANHNAEAISPLIESLKAIPHNTLTVQSENLLSLTLEQQLEYLENNPELPSKINTEIVCIGTLKMHSIEKYSVSCVVVATEDGDVILLDPQTFSLLSQAKICGVKKTPYQMITTGLYSVDYRITIATREKSVCVLKRDWPEGRILFTTDDHIIAIEVVTADSSVMVICADNTMACYSKKGKKLWCLTLEHRPVAMTLVPVLHLGVTLTGVALASGHVHLYDGKARRDTVFVRDVVSVMKFGQLGQEEHVLIIITGSGNLMLKILKRTAEFSAESAGVELSGAAAGHKPWLIPKKSKLFLEQAARERENAVLMHETFQHELNRLRLLAAKTLQEAHLKSDNSVGTGRMESLRLTAEVEGLGPVFRVTLIIENNSKEKAVIGLAILFHVHTLNYKVSNPYIKVPLLSPGGKLKFPTKIEEVFDENISPDVLFRPVTGQGGERSLVKVLLLKEGRKTPVLAATVQMPPTDPMMLPFDKMQEIAANDDPNWRIKT; this is translated from the exons atgggcaGCATGACTCGTTGGTTAGACGTAGAAGTAGGGACAGACGACATAGACCTTAATACTTTGCCACAAAACTTAGCGCTATTGGATTTACAAAACGATAACGAATTCAAACTTCTCGTTGGCGATTTCGGACGAGGAGAGGATGGGCCTAAGTTAAAG GTGTTCAAGGGAGCCATGCAAATATCAGACACGGTACTCCCAGACCTGCCTCTCGGTGTCGTAGGCTTCTACATCAGCGAGAGCATTCCTCGGTCCATTCCCATAGTGGCAGTAGCATACAGCTCTTGTGTGTTCATGTACCGCAACTTGAAGCTGTTCTATAAGTACTATCTGCCGTCTACTGAGCTGAGTATGTGTGAGATGGAGGTTTGGAAACAG TTAACAGACACAGCCAATCACAACGCAGAAGCCATAAGTCCGCTCATAGAGAGTCTCAAAGCCATACCACACAATACGCTCACAGTACAGTCAGAGAATCTCCTATCATTAACCCTCGAGCAACAGCTGGAGTACTTGGAAAACAACCCAGAGTTACCCAGCAAGATAAACACGGAGATTGTCTGTATTGGTACACTGAAGATGCACTCCATTGAGAAGTATTCCGTAAGCTGTGTTGTAGTTGCTACGGAAGACGGTGATGTGATACTGTTGGATCCGCAGACTTTCAGCTTGCTATCCCAG GCCAAAATCTGTGGGGTAAAGAAAACTCCATATCAGATGATAACCACTGGGCTCTATTCTGTTGACTACAGAATTACTATAGCGACGAG AGAGAAGTCAGTATGCGTGTTAAAAAGAGATTGGCCAGAGGGTCGTATACTGTTCACGACGGATGATCACATTATTGCCATAGAAGTGGTGACGGCTGATAGCAGCGTTATGGTCATATGCGCTGATAATACCATGGCGTGTTACAGTAAGAAG GGCAAGAAGCTATGGTGTTTAACACTAGAACACCGTCCAGTCGCCATGACGCTAGTGCCGGTGCTACACCTCGGCGTGACGCTGACGGGCGTCGCGTTAGCTTCGGGCCACGTGCATCTGTACGACGGCAAGGCGAGGCGGGACACTGTGTTCGTTAGAG ATGTGGTGTCGGTTATGAAGTTCGGTCAACTGGGACAAGAGGAACACGTGCTTATCATCATAACTGGAA gTGGTAACCTAATGCTGAAGATATTGAAGCGTACGGCGGAGTTCAGCGCTGAGTCCGCCGGCGTGGAGCtgagcggcgcggcggcgggccaCAAGCCCTGGCTCATCCCCAAGAAGTCCAAGCTCTTCCTCGAGCAGGCCGCCCGGGAGAGGGAGAATGCCGTCC TAATGCACGAAACATTTCAACATGAATTGAACCGACTGCGGCTATTGGCTGCGAAGACGTTGCAGGAGGCACATCTCAAGTCCGACAACTCCGTCGGCACCGGACGTATGGAGTCTCTGAGACTCACTGCTGAG GTGGAAGGCCTAGGCCCCGTGTTCCGTGTGACGCTAATCATAGAGAACAACTCCAAGGAGAAGGCGGTGATAGGCCTCGCCATATTGTTCCACGTGCACACGCTCAATTATAAGGTCTCCAATCCTTATATCAAG GTTCCTCTGCTCTCACCAGGCGGGAAACTAAAATTCCCAACAAAAATAGAAGAAGTATTCGATGAAAATATAAGTCCTGACGTCTTATTCCGACCAGTGACAGGCCAGGGAGGTGAAAGGTCACTAGTCAAAGTGTTACTACTGAAAGAAGGGCGAAAAACTCCGGTACTCGCAGCCACGGTACAAATGCCCCCCACAGACCCCATGATGTTACCTTTCGACAAGATGCAGGAAATTGCAGCAAATGATGACCCCAACTGGAGGATTAAAACGTAG
- the LOC110372743 gene encoding putative acyl-CoA-binding protein yields the protein MSLDEQFSKVATSVRNWKTTPSNDENLALYSLYKQATIGDVNIAEPSGMVENAKFKAWSGRKGISQDDAKKQYIELAEKLAPKFA from the exons atGTCTCTCGACGAG CAATTCTCCAAAGTCGCCACCTCCGTCAGGAACTGGAAGACCACCCCCAGCAATGACGAGAACCTCGCCTTGTACTCCCTGTACAAGCAGGCTACCATCGGAGACGTTAACATCG CTGAGCCCAGCGGCATGGTAGAGAACGCCAAGTTCAAGGCGTGGAGCGGCCGCAAGGGAATCTCTCAGGATGATGCCAAGAAGCAGTACATCGAGTTGGCCGAGAAACTAGCCCCTAAATTCgcataa